A region from the Candidatus Tenderia electrophaga genome encodes:
- a CDS encoding carbohydrate-binding protein encodes MRKRMIETEQAETPPNLQWLDLAQLASVEITSEDKAHPIEAALLPGEAGGWRAARPGRQTIRLHFDPPQRLQHVSLLFQETQTVRTQEYVLRLSPDGGKTQREIVRQQWNFSPQGSTRETEHHTLDAPAVTLLELIIIPDIGGGNAIASLEALRLA; translated from the coding sequence ATGCGCAAACGAATGATCGAAACGGAACAGGCCGAGACACCGCCCAACTTGCAATGGCTGGACCTGGCCCAATTGGCCTCGGTGGAGATCACCTCGGAGGATAAGGCCCACCCCATCGAGGCGGCCTTACTGCCCGGCGAGGCGGGCGGCTGGCGCGCCGCGCGCCCCGGCCGTCAGACCATCCGGCTGCATTTCGACCCACCGCAGCGGCTGCAGCACGTCAGCCTGCTGTTTCAGGAGACACAGACGGTCCGCACCCAGGAATATGTGTTGCGCCTGTCCCCCGATGGCGGCAAAACCCAGCGGGAGATCGTCAGGCAGCAATGGAACTTCAGCCCCCAGGGATCGACCCGGGAGACGGAGCACCACACGCTGGACGCGCCCGCCGTGACCCTGCTGGAATTGATCATCATCCCCGATATTGGCGGAGGCAATGCCATCGCCTCACTGGAGGCGCTGAGGCTTGCCTAG
- a CDS encoding cysteine protease → MWLETSCDLSFDIDVPTPFMLMLRPRSGAQQWIAREEYQLTPSVPVFEFTDDYGNLCQRLVAPPGHFSIHTAAQVMTADQVDQAPGAPFVEVQNLPDAVLRYLLPSRYCESERFGQMATEITAGRLPGFDQVAAIETWVRDNIRYEVETSDIPISAVEVNMRQAGVCRDLAHIAIAMCRSLSIPTRMGVGYRHALDPMDLHAWFEAFVGGRWYSFDATQVDNKGGYVTLGYGRDAADVAVYTQFGPAVYPTNQQVQVRRIQPE, encoded by the coding sequence ATGTGGTTAGAGACAAGCTGTGATTTATCTTTCGATATCGATGTGCCGACCCCCTTTATGCTCATGCTGCGGCCGCGCAGCGGCGCGCAGCAGTGGATAGCACGCGAAGAGTATCAGCTGACGCCCAGTGTACCGGTCTTTGAATTTACCGATGACTACGGCAACTTATGTCAGCGCCTGGTCGCGCCACCCGGCCACTTCTCCATTCACACCGCCGCCCAGGTCATGACGGCGGACCAGGTGGACCAAGCGCCGGGGGCCCCTTTTGTCGAGGTTCAGAACCTGCCGGATGCGGTGCTGCGGTATTTGCTGCCCAGCCGTTACTGCGAGTCGGAGCGCTTCGGCCAGATGGCGACCGAGATCACGGCCGGACGACTGCCGGGATTCGATCAGGTGGCGGCCATCGAAACCTGGGTACGCGACAACATCCGCTACGAGGTGGAGACCAGCGACATCCCCATATCGGCCGTGGAGGTGAATATGCGCCAGGCCGGCGTATGTCGTGACCTGGCCCATATCGCCATCGCCATGTGCCGCAGCCTGAGCATCCCGACGCGCATGGGGGTGGGCTATCGCCACGCCTTAGACCCCATGGATCTGCACGCCTGGTTCGAGGCCTTCGTCGGCGGGCGCTGGTATAGCTTCGATGCCACCCAGGTGGATAACAAAGGTGGCTATGTGACACTGGGCTATGGCCGCGATGCGGCCGATGTGGCGGTTTACACCCAGTTCGGGCCGGCGGTCTATCCGACGAACCAACAGGTTCAGGTGCGGCGTATTCAGCCGGAATAG
- a CDS encoding cation transporter, translated as MSIADWPFWAVIGLFILATCVIGVAGVRMTRLADRLADVTGLGEAIFGAVFLGITTSLSGSITSIVSAYQGYPELAVSNSIGGIAAQTAFLALADITYRNINLEHAAASVENLMQGGLLMLMLALPLTAMSIPSLTVWQIHPLSLLLVVVYIFGLRQVSQARAAPLWQPKHTAETRVDVPESDAQAITGAAVVTLWLRFILLMLIVGAAGYTVAETGMSISDRSGLSQTVVGALFTAVATSLPELVTALAAVRQRALTLAVGNIIGGNSFDVLFLAFADVSYRGGSIYHAISDRQLFVIAIAQVMTAVLVLGLLRREKRGIANIGFESFLVLVIYLVAVAVLFMAP; from the coding sequence ATGAGTATCGCCGACTGGCCATTTTGGGCGGTAATCGGGCTGTTCATCCTGGCCACTTGCGTCATTGGCGTCGCCGGGGTACGCATGACCCGCCTGGCCGATCGACTCGCCGATGTCACCGGCCTTGGCGAGGCCATCTTCGGCGCCGTCTTCCTCGGTATCACCACCTCACTGTCGGGCAGCATCACCTCCATCGTCAGCGCCTATCAAGGCTATCCGGAACTGGCGGTCAGCAACTCCATCGGCGGCATCGCGGCCCAGACCGCCTTTTTGGCCTTGGCGGATATCACCTATCGCAACATCAACCTGGAACACGCCGCCGCTTCCGTCGAGAATCTGATGCAGGGCGGCTTGCTCATGCTCATGCTGGCCTTGCCGTTGACCGCCATGAGCATACCGTCCCTGACTGTGTGGCAGATCCATCCGCTGTCGCTGTTGCTGGTGGTGGTCTATATCTTCGGCCTGCGCCAGGTGTCTCAGGCACGCGCCGCTCCCCTGTGGCAACCCAAACACACCGCCGAGACCCGCGTAGACGTGCCCGAATCCGACGCCCAGGCCATCACCGGCGCAGCCGTCGTCACGCTGTGGTTGCGCTTTATCCTCCTGATGCTGATTGTGGGCGCGGCTGGCTATACCGTGGCCGAGACCGGCATGAGCATCAGCGATCGCAGCGGCCTGTCCCAGACCGTGGTCGGCGCCCTGTTCACGGCGGTGGCCACGTCCCTGCCGGAGCTGGTGACGGCACTGGCGGCAGTCCGGCAACGTGCCCTGACCCTGGCGGTGGGCAACATCATTGGCGGCAACAGTTTCGATGTCTTGTTCCTGGCCTTCGCCGACGTCAGCTATCGCGGCGGCTCGATCTACCACGCCATCAGTGATCGCCAACTCTTCGTCATCGCCATTGCCCAGGTGATGACCGCCGTGCTGGTGCTGGGTCTGTTGCGACGGGAAAAGCGCGGCATCGCCAATATCGGCTTCGAGAGCTTTCTGGTGCTGGTCATCTATCTGGTGGCCGTCGCCGTCCTATTCATGGCGCCGTAA